Proteins from a single region of Chengkuizengella sediminis:
- a CDS encoding GNAT family N-acetyltransferase, producing the protein MNQVYLSKPTVELEQEYLSFYQDWVNSGEKYVPFVIRQDPNTLIQFLLDSAQGLNIPAQFVPHTTYWLVRDEDKSILGAVNIRHQLNEKLLNIGGHIGYGICSSERRKGYATKMLALSLEKARELGIQKVLVTCDYNNLASKKTIFNNGGVPDTDYVEESGNIVNRFWIEL; encoded by the coding sequence ATGAATCAAGTTTATTTAAGTAAACCCACTGTAGAATTAGAACAAGAATATTTATCTTTTTATCAAGATTGGGTAAATAGTGGTGAGAAGTATGTTCCTTTTGTTATTCGGCAAGACCCAAATACCTTGATTCAATTTTTACTTGATTCAGCTCAAGGATTAAATATTCCAGCGCAATTTGTGCCTCATACAACATATTGGCTAGTAAGAGATGAGGATAAATCAATATTAGGTGCGGTAAATATTCGACATCAACTAAATGAAAAGTTATTGAACATAGGTGGACATATTGGTTACGGTATCTGTTCTTCGGAAAGGCGTAAAGGTTATGCTACTAAAATGTTGGCTCTATCATTGGAAAAAGCCAGAGAATTAGGAATCCAAAAAGTGCTTGTTACTTGTGATTATAATAATTTGGCTTCTAAAAAAACCATTTTTAATAATGGAGGCGTGCCTGATACGGATTATGTTGAGGAAAGTGGAAATATTGTGAATAGATTTTGGATCGAGCTTTAA
- a CDS encoding MGMT family protein, giving the protein MCILESFTEQVLKIIKQIPSGKVMTYGQIAQLAGSPRGARQVVRILHSMSQKHKLPWHRVINAKGEIGIADEELFFIQKMSLESEGIKFNTHRTLNLATYQYHPEETY; this is encoded by the coding sequence ATGTGCATTTTGGAGAGCTTTACAGAACAGGTTCTTAAAATCATCAAACAAATCCCATCAGGAAAAGTTATGACTTATGGACAAATAGCTCAGTTAGCTGGAAGTCCAAGGGGAGCTAGACAAGTTGTTAGAATCCTTCATTCCATGAGTCAAAAACATAAACTCCCTTGGCATCGAGTGATCAACGCCAAAGGTGAAATAGGCATTGCTGATGAAGAATTATTTTTCATTCAAAAAATGTCACTTGAAAGTGAAGGAATTAAGTTTAATACTCATCGAACTTTAAACCTTGCGACATATCAATATCATCCTGAAGAAACTTATTAA
- a CDS encoding HAD family hydrolase — MHPIAIGFLLFNQRRFHYEKKNLSDKEIIQLFGPTDDEIIRGFIQNKKLTNEAVERYYSSYQKAHRDIMLSSSEIIKMLKDLLGMRLRMGIITGKSRRGLDISLDQLSMTSLFETTIAGDEVQQPKPNPEGILKTMEMMNLKKDEVIFVGDSIADIRAGKAANLLTVGVHWLSTVQTTHFEEEPDYYFTNTVDFIKFIKSL; from the coding sequence TTGCACCCGATAGCTATTGGATTTCTACTCTTTAACCAAAGGAGATTTCACTATGAAAAGAAGAATCTATCAGATAAAGAGATCATACAATTATTTGGTCCAACAGATGATGAAATTATTCGAGGTTTTATTCAAAACAAAAAACTTACAAATGAAGCAGTTGAAAGGTATTACTCTTCATATCAAAAAGCACATAGAGACATCATGCTTAGTTCTAGTGAAATTATTAAAATGTTAAAAGATTTACTTGGCATGAGATTAAGAATGGGAATTATTACTGGAAAAAGCAGAAGAGGTTTGGATATTTCATTAGATCAACTGAGTATGACCTCTTTGTTTGAGACAACGATTGCTGGAGATGAGGTTCAACAACCAAAACCAAATCCTGAGGGTATATTAAAAACAATGGAAATGATGAATTTGAAAAAGGATGAAGTTATTTTTGTTGGTGATAGTATCGCAGATATTAGAGCAGGTAAAGCTGCAAATCTATTAACAGTAGGAGTACATTGGCTTTCAACAGTACAAACAACTCATTTTGAAGAAGAGCCAGATTACTATTTTACAAACACAGTAGATTTTATTAAGTTTATTAAGAGTTTATAA
- a CDS encoding PLDc N-terminal domain-containing protein, protein MAGPIGFTLAFVIWIISIFMITKISKRKETNIHMLWKVIVSLFGPFGVIVYYFKVRKV, encoded by the coding sequence ATGGCTGGACCAATAGGGTTTACTTTGGCATTCGTTATATGGATTATTTCTATTTTTATGATTACTAAAATCTCCAAACGAAAAGAAACGAATATACATATGTTATGGAAGGTCATTGTGTCTTTGTTTGGACCTTTCGGTGTAATCGTATATTATTTTAAAGTTAGAAAAGTTTGA
- the nagA gene encoding N-acetylglucosamine-6-phosphate deacetylase, with amino-acid sequence MLFIYNANIVSITGVIERGAVFIHEGKIEQVVENHDVDSFLVDKPNVKRVNAEGAWLLPGFIDVHVHGGNGFDFMDASLESLQGISEFHAQYGTTTMLATTVTSSKENIEKVLQSVESSQEKGLPFAQIIGVHLEGPFINPNKLGAQNPNYVVPPQIDWLKEWIDKFPGVIKILTLAPEREKAVEMIQYGVEQGIVMACGHSDAVHEEMETAYEAGLTHSVHMFNAMSGIHHREPGVVGSILMNEGVSTEIIADGEHVHPICIDLLSKLKNKDNLLLITDAMSAAGLGDGIYNLGGLNVVVKDNVARLKEGGNLAGSSLTMIEAFKYMVNKVGLTVPEVSKLASYNPAKRLGMEDQIGSIDEGLQADLLLVSKDLHIEKVWKKGGLLKFLFNK; translated from the coding sequence ATGTTGTTTATATATAACGCAAATATTGTTAGCATAACAGGAGTAATTGAAAGAGGGGCAGTTTTCATACATGAGGGAAAAATAGAACAAGTTGTTGAAAATCATGATGTGGATTCTTTTTTGGTGGATAAACCAAATGTGAAACGTGTGAATGCTGAAGGAGCTTGGTTACTTCCAGGTTTTATAGATGTTCATGTACATGGTGGTAATGGTTTTGACTTTATGGATGCTAGTCTGGAATCTCTACAAGGAATAAGTGAATTTCATGCTCAATATGGGACAACGACAATGCTTGCTACAACCGTTACCTCCTCCAAAGAAAATATTGAGAAGGTGTTGCAATCAGTTGAGAGCTCACAGGAAAAAGGACTACCTTTTGCACAAATCATTGGCGTACATTTGGAAGGTCCTTTTATAAATCCCAATAAACTAGGAGCCCAAAACCCAAATTACGTTGTTCCACCTCAGATAGATTGGCTAAAAGAATGGATTGATAAATTCCCAGGGGTGATCAAAATATTAACCCTTGCTCCAGAGAGAGAAAAAGCTGTTGAGATGATTCAATATGGGGTAGAACAAGGTATTGTGATGGCGTGTGGACACTCCGATGCAGTTCATGAGGAAATGGAAACTGCATACGAAGCGGGATTAACTCACTCCGTACATATGTTTAACGCAATGAGTGGAATTCATCATAGAGAACCAGGCGTAGTTGGAAGTATTTTAATGAATGAAGGGGTAAGCACAGAAATTATAGCAGATGGAGAACATGTTCACCCAATTTGTATTGATTTATTAAGCAAATTAAAAAATAAAGATAATCTATTACTCATTACGGATGCGATGTCAGCAGCTGGCTTAGGGGACGGGATCTATAATTTGGGAGGATTAAATGTTGTAGTGAAAGATAACGTAGCAAGATTAAAAGAAGGAGGGAATCTTGCAGGTAGCAGTTTAACGATGATAGAAGCTTTTAAATATATGGTTAATAAAGTTGGTCTGACTGTCCCTGAGGTTAGTAAATTAGCTAGTTATAATCCTGCAAAACGGCTAGGAATGGAAGATCAAATTGGAAGTATAGATGAAGGTTTGCAAGCAGATTTGTTATTGGTATCAAAAGATCTGCATATTGAGAAGGTATGGAAAAAAGGGGGATTATTGAAATTTTTGTTTAATAAATGA
- the deoD gene encoding purine-nucleoside phosphorylase: MSIHIEAKENEIAETILLPGDPLRAKYIAETFLEDISCYNNVRGMLGFTGTYKNERISVQGTGMGVPSISIYVNELIQSYGVKNLIRVGTCGAIQKDVKVRDVILAMTSTTDSQMNRIEFGAIDYAPTANFDLLKRAYDTGVEKGLNLKVGNVFTADQFYNDNAQFEKLARFGVLAVEMETTALYTLAAKFDVNALSVLTVSDHILTGEETTSQERQSTFSDMIEVALDAAIK; this comes from the coding sequence ATGAGCATACATATTGAGGCAAAAGAAAATGAAATCGCGGAAACGATACTGTTACCAGGTGATCCATTACGCGCAAAATATATCGCAGAAACCTTCTTAGAAGATATTTCTTGTTATAACAATGTTCGCGGCATGTTAGGGTTTACAGGTACATATAAAAATGAACGTATTTCTGTACAGGGAACTGGAATGGGTGTTCCTTCTATTTCTATTTATGTAAATGAATTGATTCAAAGTTATGGTGTGAAAAATTTAATCAGAGTAGGTACATGTGGAGCAATTCAGAAAGATGTAAAAGTACGTGATGTCATTCTTGCCATGACCTCCACCACAGATTCTCAAATGAATCGCATTGAATTTGGAGCTATTGATTATGCGCCAACAGCGAACTTTGACCTTTTAAAAAGAGCTTATGACACTGGCGTTGAAAAAGGATTAAATTTAAAAGTGGGTAACGTATTTACTGCAGATCAATTTTATAATGATAATGCACAATTTGAAAAGTTAGCTCGTTTCGGCGTACTTGCAGTTGAGATGGAAACAACTGCTCTATATACTTTAGCTGCAAAATTTGATGTTAATGCACTCTCTGTTTTAACTGTAAGTGATCACATTTTAACAGGGGAAGAAACAACTTCTCAAGAAAGACAATCAACTTTTAGTGATATGATTGAAGTTGCATTAGATGCTGCAATAAAATAA
- the merR gene encoding Hg(II)-responsive transcriptional regulator, producing the protein MSYQAGEIAKACFINKETLRYYERVGLIPEPPRSQSGYRLYPESTIQRIQFIKRLQGLDFSIKEIDKMLGIIDKDNLKCRDMYEFTSQKISDIEQKMKELTKAKNLLEELKQRCPDEKEMFECPIVDSLLEES; encoded by the coding sequence ATGAGTTATCAAGCAGGTGAAATAGCAAAGGCTTGTTTTATTAACAAAGAAACACTCCGTTATTATGAACGTGTTGGCCTCATCCCTGAACCTCCACGTTCCCAATCGGGGTATCGATTGTATCCAGAAAGTACAATTCAAAGAATACAATTCATTAAAAGATTACAAGGATTAGATTTTAGCATCAAAGAAATAGATAAAATGCTCGGTATTATTGATAAGGACAATTTAAAATGTCGAGACATGTATGAATTCACATCTCAAAAAATAAGTGATATTGAACAAAAAATGAAAGAACTAACGAAGGCTAAAAATTTGTTAGAAGAATTGAAACAACGTTGTCCAGATGAAAAAGAAATGTTTGAATGTCCCATCGTAGATTCACTTTTAGAAGAGAGTTAA
- the merF gene encoding mercury resistance system transport protein MerF: MNNKKTFIFGLVGTFITLVCCFTPLLVITLGAIGLSTWIGFIDYFLIPLIVFFIGLTYFSYKKS, translated from the coding sequence GTGAACAACAAAAAAACATTTATTTTTGGTTTAGTAGGAACATTCATCACTCTTGTTTGTTGCTTTACCCCCTTACTTGTTATCACATTAGGAGCAATAGGTCTCAGTACATGGATTGGGTTCATTGATTATTTCCTTATTCCATTAATCGTATTTTTTATCGGATTAACATACTTTTCATATAAGAAATCATAG
- the merA gene encoding mercury(II) reductase translates to MKEDKFDFDFAIIGSGAAAFSAAIQASQYNTKIVMIEKGTIGGTCVNIGCIPSKTLIQAGNINHTIQHHLVQGLRSETKHIDFKSIISQKDELVFSLRQQKYENLIDQYGFEFIRGEAKFISSHTIEVNDKRITSNIILIATGASPFIPDITGLKDVKYLTSTSAMNLEKIPNRMVVIGAGYIGLELGQMFHNLGSKVTLLKRNDRLLPSYDSEISKRVSSFFKGEHLKLLTGVTYKKIEQKGTMKRIHITIQGEDQIIEADEILVAAGRSPNTSNLNLKNTKVHFLGESGELLVNEYMQTNVENIYAAGDVLLSAQFVYTAAHQGSIVADHAFGTTKRKNNSSVIPSVIFTNPSIASVGITEQTARENDIPIKTSILSMENVPRAIINLNTEGLIKIVAEKNTNKILGVQVVAENAGEMIYAATLAVQFGLTIDNINETFAPYLTMAEGLKLTSLAFDKDPKNLSCCAGN, encoded by the coding sequence TTGAAAGAGGATAAATTTGATTTTGATTTTGCCATTATTGGTTCTGGAGCTGCTGCATTTTCAGCTGCAATTCAAGCTTCTCAATACAATACAAAAATAGTGATGATTGAAAAAGGTACTATTGGTGGAACATGTGTGAATATAGGATGTATACCATCTAAAACGTTAATACAGGCTGGGAACATTAATCATACAATTCAACATCATCTCGTCCAAGGTCTGCGAAGTGAAACAAAACATATTGATTTTAAAAGTATAATATCTCAAAAGGATGAACTTGTTTTTTCACTTAGACAGCAAAAATATGAGAATCTAATTGATCAATACGGATTTGAGTTCATTCGAGGTGAGGCTAAATTTATAAGTTCACATACGATTGAAGTAAATGACAAAAGGATTACCTCAAATATTATTTTAATTGCTACAGGGGCATCCCCATTTATTCCAGACATTACGGGACTAAAAGATGTAAAATACTTAACAAGTACTTCTGCTATGAATCTAGAAAAAATCCCTAATCGAATGGTTGTCATTGGAGCAGGTTATATCGGTCTTGAGCTTGGGCAAATGTTTCATAATTTAGGCTCTAAGGTTACTCTTCTTAAACGTAATGATCGTTTATTACCTTCTTATGATTCAGAAATATCGAAAAGAGTTTCTAGTTTTTTTAAAGGGGAACATTTAAAACTATTAACTGGCGTAACATATAAAAAAATAGAACAAAAAGGAACCATGAAGAGGATTCACATTACAATTCAAGGTGAGGATCAAATCATTGAAGCAGATGAGATACTTGTGGCTGCAGGGAGATCTCCAAATACAAGTAACCTTAATCTGAAAAATACAAAAGTACATTTTTTGGGTGAGTCAGGAGAACTTCTAGTTAACGAATACATGCAAACTAATGTAGAAAACATTTATGCCGCTGGAGATGTACTTCTTAGTGCACAATTTGTGTACACCGCTGCACATCAAGGAAGTATTGTTGCAGATCATGCATTTGGAACCACAAAACGAAAAAATAATTCGAGTGTGATTCCATCTGTGATTTTTACTAATCCTTCGATTGCATCAGTTGGTATTACTGAACAAACAGCAAGAGAAAACGATATCCCTATAAAAACATCTATTTTATCAATGGAAAATGTACCTAGAGCAATCATTAATTTGAATACAGAAGGGTTAATTAAAATAGTAGCTGAAAAAAATACGAATAAAATACTAGGTGTACAGGTTGTTGCAGAAAACGCTGGTGAAATGATTTATGCAGCTACACTAGCTGTACAATTTGGATTAACAATAGATAACATCAATGAAACCTTTGCCCCATATCTTACAATGGCTGAAGGGCTTAAATTAACCTCTCTTGCATTTGATAAAGATCCAAAAAATCTATCTTGTTGTGCAGGGAATTAA
- a CDS encoding GNAT family N-acetyltransferase: MKLSQLFEGEKLKLTSIRETDIPHMLKWYEDADFLNLFTAEAAFPKQASEIKKWIESTNSNEYRFAVRLRDSDQIIGIIEIDGILWNHRTAWISMAIGDKQNWSKGFGTEMLTLALHYAFSELNLYRLQLTVFSYNERAVTLYEKLGFKKEGVYREFLERNGKRYDMYLYGLLKDEHNLESCI, from the coding sequence ATGAAATTAAGTCAATTGTTTGAAGGGGAGAAGTTAAAATTAACATCCATTAGAGAAACAGATATTCCTCATATGTTGAAATGGTATGAAGATGCTGATTTTTTGAATTTATTTACTGCAGAAGCGGCATTCCCAAAGCAAGCTTCTGAAATAAAAAAGTGGATTGAATCCACTAATTCCAATGAATACCGCTTTGCTGTAAGGTTAAGAGATTCAGATCAAATCATAGGGATAATAGAAATAGATGGAATACTGTGGAATCACCGTACGGCATGGATATCCATGGCCATTGGAGATAAACAAAATTGGTCAAAAGGTTTTGGCACAGAAATGTTAACACTTGCACTTCATTATGCATTTAGTGAACTTAATTTATATCGCTTACAATTAACCGTATTTAGTTATAACGAACGAGCAGTTACTCTATATGAAAAACTTGGATTTAAAAAAGAGGGAGTTTACCGTGAGTTTCTTGAACGTAATGGTAAACGTTATGATATGTATTTATATGGATTATTAAAAGATGAACATAATCTTGAATCGTGTATTTAA
- a CDS encoding GNAT family N-acetyltransferase: MNIKRLDSIHAEIYKKLRLKGLKNHPSAFGSSYEEEKEFTVEVYKSRLQSESITLGAFKSEQLIGIVTLVKEKKNKLKHRANIYAMYVDSDYHGMGIGKSLMIEVIKKAKELDEVEQIYLSVNKENEAARKLYNSMGFETFGEDKRALKIGDTYYDEEHMMLFL; encoded by the coding sequence ATGAATATCAAAAGATTAGATTCAATACATGCTGAAATATATAAAAAACTTAGATTAAAAGGTTTAAAAAACCATCCTTCTGCATTTGGTTCAAGTTATGAAGAGGAAAAAGAATTTACTGTAGAAGTATATAAAAGTAGATTACAATCGGAATCTATAACTCTTGGTGCATTTAAAAGTGAACAACTAATTGGAATAGTGACTTTGGTTAAAGAAAAGAAAAATAAATTAAAACATAGAGCAAATATCTATGCTATGTATGTTGATTCTGATTATCATGGTATGGGGATTGGGAAAAGTTTAATGATAGAAGTAATAAAAAAAGCAAAAGAATTAGATGAAGTTGAACAAATTTATTTGAGTGTAAATAAAGAGAACGAAGCAGCAAGAAAACTGTATAATTCTATGGGGTTTGAAACATTTGGAGAAGATAAAAGAGCTTTAAAAATAGGAGATACGTATTATGATGAAGAACATATGATGTTGTTTTTATAA
- a CDS encoding SDR family NAD(P)-dependent oxidoreductase has translation MKERVLITGAGRGLGYELTKSFFNTHYEVYTIVRNIEHAVNLQKEFPTCKPIITDITEDQSINFIHSQLKKHTDVIDIVINNAGISGKEYKFEKVTASEINEAIQVHCVGVIRVVQATLPLLKKASNPRVINVSSRLGSLAKMASGEFKKRKFSYSYRVTKAAQNMLSICMSNELEEYGISVNSIHPGKIKTRTAASDANLEPYEAAQNIFKWIKDLKKNESGLYVEPGIGKLPW, from the coding sequence ATGAAAGAGAGAGTTTTAATCACTGGTGCAGGTAGGGGGCTTGGATATGAACTAACTAAGTCCTTTTTTAATACTCATTATGAGGTATACACAATTGTTCGAAATATTGAACATGCAGTAAATCTACAAAAAGAATTCCCAACTTGCAAACCGATTATCACAGATATCACAGAGGATCAATCCATTAATTTCATTCATTCACAGTTGAAAAAACATACTGATGTAATAGATATTGTAATAAACAATGCAGGTATATCTGGTAAAGAGTATAAGTTTGAAAAGGTAACAGCATCCGAAATAAATGAAGCGATTCAAGTACATTGTGTTGGGGTGATTAGAGTTGTACAGGCCACATTACCTTTATTGAAAAAGGCTTCAAATCCTAGAGTGATAAATGTTTCTTCACGTTTAGGCTCTTTAGCGAAAATGGCATCTGGTGAGTTTAAAAAAAGAAAGTTTTCTTATTCTTATCGCGTAACCAAAGCAGCGCAAAATATGCTCTCCATATGTATGAGCAATGAATTAGAAGAGTACGGAATTAGTGTGAATTCTATTCACCCAGGTAAAATTAAAACAAGAACTGCAGCTTCAGATGCAAATCTTGAACCGTATGAAGCAGCACAAAATATTTTCAAATGGATAAAAGACCTAAAGAAGAATGAATCAGGTTTATATGTAGAGCCTGGTATTGGAAAGTTACCTTGGTAG
- a CDS encoding DUF3977 family protein, producing MKYIEFGIGNTWLIRTETELNNGTEFEEKGIVDPVKFHSVYLRIWVGKTVYILDLKRGFQKGTKDRNKFKFIFGVTSR from the coding sequence TTGAAATACATTGAATTTGGAATAGGTAATACTTGGTTAATAAGAACTGAAACAGAATTAAACAATGGTACAGAATTTGAAGAAAAAGGAATTGTTGATCCTGTAAAGTTTCACTCCGTATACTTACGTATTTGGGTTGGAAAAACGGTATATATTTTAGATTTAAAAAGAGGTTTTCAAAAAGGAACGAAGGATCGTAATAAATTCAAGTTTATTTTTGGAGTTACAAGTAGGTAA
- a CDS encoding DUF4359 domain-containing protein, protein MKKIFMFILVVVMMNVLLIITNPNLEDYKEYMAQEDERLGITTPDTPKIIIEHINFYLFSTYTPFIEVIDENGVTHLGILGKFFKVSDGQFDYPWWLEPFN, encoded by the coding sequence ATGAAGAAGATATTTATGTTTATCTTAGTTGTTGTAATGATGAACGTATTATTAATTATAACTAATCCAAATTTAGAAGATTATAAAGAATATATGGCTCAAGAAGATGAAAGGCTCGGAATAACGACCCCAGACACTCCTAAAATCATAATTGAACATATTAATTTCTATCTATTTTCTACCTATACCCCTTTTATTGAAGTAATTGATGAAAATGGAGTAACTCATCTAGGGATTTTGGGCAAATTCTTTAAAGTGTCAGATGGACAATTTGATTATCCATGGTGGTTAGAACCATTTAACTGA